A window from Schistosoma haematobium chromosome 1, whole genome shotgun sequence encodes these proteins:
- a CDS encoding hypothetical protein (EggNog:ENOG410NBPA~COG:S), producing MVILTFQIMKLVDITNQYVTTPNLQSKLLTKYHQLALKKLVKDETILLPRSDECSDVIVFKRDEYISKIMSTLNYSTRFTINNTQEDLTETTEKRLLKKLRELKKNLIDNHTHNELKPKGSQLLYLYGLPETHKPDIPIRPILSMANLPFHKLARWLTKCLEPIRKKLTPYSLKDSFEFVQKRSNLNVSDKFVVSFDISSLFTNNSLEETIEIICEYPELLPLPIHDFKQLLFCVQSTYNFNSIISFTAKLMELPWAARSAQFLPIHLWETRN from the coding sequence ATGGTCATACTGACATTCCAAATAATGAAATTAGTTGACATTACAAACCAGTACGTAACGACACCAAATCTGCAATCGAAGTTGTTGACTAAATATCACCAACTAGCATTAAAGAAACTTGTGAAAGATGAAACAATATTGCTACCTCGTTCAGATGAATGTTCCGATGTAATCGTTTTTAAGAGAGACGAATACATTAGCAAAATAATGTCTACTTTAAATTATTCCACTAGATTTACCATCAATAATACCCAGGAAGACTTAACAGAGACGACAGAGAAGcgacttttaaaaaaattgagagaactgaagaaaaatctaatagaTAATCATACACACAATGAACTCAAACCTAAAGGATCACAATTACTGTACTTATACGGCCTACCCGAAACTCACAAACCCGACATCCCGATTAGACCAATATTATCCATGGCTAATTTGCCCTTCCATAAACTCGCCCGCTGGCTGACAAAGTGCCTAGAACCAATCCGAAAGAAACTGACACCTTACAGTCTAAAAGATAGTTTCGAATTTGTACAAAAACGCAGCAACCTGAATGTTTCCGATAAATTTGTGGTTTCATTTGACATCTCATCGCTCTTCACAAACAACTCATTGGAAGAAACGATAGAGATCATATGTGAATATCCTGAACTTCTACCTCTACCAATTCATGATTTTAAACAGCTCCTTTTTTGTGTACAAAGCACATAcaatttcaattcaataattTCTTTTACCGCCAAATTGATGGAGTTGCCATGGGCAGCCCGTTCGGCACAATTCTTGCCGATACATTTATGGGAAACCAGGAACTAA
- a CDS encoding hypothetical protein (EggNog:ENOG410NBPA~COG:S) — translation MFHIHQLALKKLVKDETILLLRSDKGSDVIVFKRDEYISKIMSTLNYSTRFTINNTQEDLTETTEKRLLKKLRELKKNLIDNHTHNELKPKGLQLPYLYDLPETHKPDIPIRPILSMANSSFHKLARWLTKCLEPIRKKLTPYSLKDSFESVQKLGNLNVSDKFMVSFDVSSLFTNNSLEETIEIICGYPELLPLPIHDFKQLLFCEQKTYNFNSIMSFTAKLMELPWAARSAQFLPIHLWETRN, via the coding sequence ATGtttcatatccaccaactaGCATTAAAGAAACTTGTGAAAGATGAAACAATATTGCTACTTCGTTCAGATAAGGGTTCCGATGTAATCGTTTTTAAGAGAGACGAATACATTAGCAAAATAATGTCTACTTTAAATTATTCCACTAGATTTACCATCAATAATACCCAGGAAGACTTAACAGAGACGACAGAGAAGcgacttttaaaaaaattgagagaactgaagaaaaatctaatagaTAATCATACACACAATGAACTCAAACCTAAAGGATTACAATTACCTTACTTATACGACCTACCCGAAACTCACAAACCCGACATCCCGATTAGACCAATATTATCCATGGCTAATTCGTCCTTCCATAAACTCGCCCGCTGGCTGACAAAGTGCCTAGAACCAATCCGAAAGAAACTGACACCTTACAGTCTAAAAGATAGTTTTGAATCTGTACAAAAACTCGGCAACCTGAATGTTTCCGATAAATTTATGGTTTCATTTGACGTCTCATCGCTCTTCACAAACAACTCATTGGAAGAAACGATAGAGATCATATGTGGTTATCCTGAACTTCTACCTCTGCCAATCCATGATTTTAAACAGCTCCTTTTTTGTGAACAAAAAACATAcaatttcaattcaataatgTCTTTTACCGCCAAATTGATGGAGTTGCCATGGGCAGCCCGTTCGGCACAATTCTTGCCGATACATTTATGGGAAACCAGGAACTAA